One window of Mucilaginibacter inviolabilis genomic DNA carries:
- a CDS encoding FUSC family membrane protein: MLNRPSFFLAFRLKESVIDALRNTLVVLAPLILLYATHRQMAIAMAVGALLISLTDLPGNRRNKTLTALQSITVFLLISLLFSAALSKPVITGLMLVGFTFLLSMLAALGGRSTVVGTMGIILMVFILGLQPHEPLTFSFYLLAGCIWFYLISLIQVFLWPFRSLHQGLRETLSATADFLKAKANCYDPNVSLEESYRQIITLHLRVSEKQELVRQLLLSDRAAMRKSRPQVKRLLNSSIKVIGLYEQITAMHYDYEVVRRRLAPTGALIIITELINLLAEEADQSKKRILTRKFERYQELSIELGRIAIGLPTEEKAVVNGILTNVGAIRQLLEDIHFDRDNTVANSNFNAFLPRGDNYWQKFKLQLHFQSPVLRFSLRLALLFGIGYLATLFFTKDHYSYWLLLTIVIVARPKLAVTWQRNLERLSGTFAGVVLASLFIFLIKPAVILLAIASFALLGFFAWNRPRYGWSVCCITICVVICLSLYHGQPMVIVSARVWYSLAGCAVAFAGIFIFPVWINIELEELGRLAMEGNRLFLEAVVNRLEQQEIWLARKEAHLRLARLSEGIRHARVEPGKVDLPRIEHIQVLNYRINAVIISLFLSGRKLNHKSAEHTINYLTHDWVGTVYARGISEPEKDNHLLKGQGLLEELAYTLATFTRKI; encoded by the coding sequence GTGTTAAACCGCCCTTCATTTTTTTTAGCTTTCCGTTTAAAAGAAAGCGTAATTGATGCACTACGAAACACACTGGTTGTGTTAGCGCCTTTAATATTGCTGTATGCAACCCACCGGCAAATGGCAATTGCGATGGCTGTAGGAGCATTACTGATTAGCTTGACTGATTTACCCGGAAATCGACGCAATAAGACATTGACTGCTTTGCAAAGCATCACTGTATTTTTATTGATCTCACTTTTGTTTTCGGCGGCCTTATCCAAACCTGTAATTACCGGACTGATGCTGGTCGGCTTTACATTTTTACTTTCTATGCTGGCAGCATTAGGTGGACGTTCAACTGTAGTTGGAACTATGGGTATCATACTTATGGTTTTTATTCTTGGTCTGCAACCACATGAGCCTTTAACATTTAGTTTTTACCTGCTGGCAGGCTGTATTTGGTTTTACCTGATAAGCTTGATACAGGTATTTTTATGGCCTTTCCGTTCCTTACATCAAGGTCTAAGGGAGACTTTATCAGCTACGGCTGACTTTTTGAAAGCCAAAGCTAATTGTTATGACCCTAATGTTTCACTGGAGGAAAGCTATCGGCAAATCATCACATTGCATTTACGGGTATCCGAAAAACAAGAATTAGTGAGGCAATTGTTGTTAAGCGACCGCGCAGCAATGCGAAAATCACGACCGCAAGTGAAAAGACTGCTTAACTCTTCTATAAAAGTTATCGGTCTTTATGAACAAATAACGGCGATGCATTATGACTACGAAGTGGTTCGAAGACGCCTGGCTCCTACCGGTGCTCTGATAATTATTACAGAACTCATCAATTTGTTAGCGGAAGAGGCAGACCAATCGAAAAAACGTATACTAACCAGAAAGTTTGAAAGATACCAAGAGTTAAGTATTGAATTGGGCAGGATAGCCATCGGATTGCCAACCGAGGAAAAGGCGGTAGTAAATGGTATTTTGACAAATGTGGGCGCCATACGCCAGCTATTGGAAGATATTCACTTTGATAGGGATAATACGGTGGCAAATTCCAATTTTAACGCTTTTTTACCACGTGGCGATAACTACTGGCAGAAATTTAAACTACAACTCCATTTTCAATCACCAGTGTTGCGGTTTTCGTTACGGTTGGCACTATTATTCGGTATTGGATATCTTGCTACCCTATTTTTCACTAAGGACCATTATAGTTACTGGTTACTGTTAACCATCGTTATTGTAGCACGGCCAAAGCTGGCAGTAACCTGGCAACGGAACCTGGAGCGATTATCTGGAACATTTGCCGGTGTTGTACTCGCGAGCTTGTTTATTTTCCTGATTAAACCAGCTGTTATTTTGTTAGCTATTGCCAGTTTTGCTCTATTGGGCTTTTTTGCCTGGAATCGCCCGAGATATGGGTGGAGCGTTTGCTGTATTACTATTTGTGTAGTGATCTGCCTAAGTTTATATCATGGACAACCAATGGTGATTGTATCGGCCAGGGTTTGGTACTCTCTGGCAGGGTGCGCAGTAGCGTTTGCCGGCATATTTATCTTTCCGGTATGGATCAATATAGAACTAGAAGAACTTGGACGCTTGGCTATGGAGGGTAATCGTTTGTTTTTAGAAGCGGTGGTAAATAGATTGGAACAGCAGGAAATTTGGCTGGCAAGGAAAGAGGCTCATTTGCGATTGGCCAGATTATCTGAAGGGATTCGTCATGCGAGAGTAGAACCGGGCAAGGTTGATCTACCCAGGATAGAGCATATTCAGGTGCTCAACTACCGGATCAATGCCGTCATTATCTCCTTGTTTTTATCAGGACGAAAGTTAAATCACAAGTCTGCTGAGCATACAATAAACTATTTAACTCATGATTGGGTTGGCACTGTATACGCACGAGGAATATCCGAACCGGAAAAGGACAACCATTTATTAAAAGGACAGGGGCTCTTAGAGGAATTGGCCTATACTTTAGCAACCTTTACCAGGAAAATATAG
- a CDS encoding RNA polymerase sigma factor, translating into MKKGSDYIKEWHEFVHEENEVAFHELYCHYFKYLSFIGLKKGFSVNRVKDNINDLFLNLWEKKGQLYSVVNFHNYIVSSFLRKLYRRDNLEIDESMLIEMVPGLQAYPSVESQYISQHTQDDLSRILKVFVEKLPYKQKQMIYQKFYLGLSYKEISETNHISINTVYNTVYKALEKLKIEIGKDNLSAFSLALALLSLLCLIYFQKFL; encoded by the coding sequence TTGAAAAAAGGATCAGACTATATAAAAGAGTGGCACGAATTTGTTCATGAAGAGAACGAAGTGGCGTTTCATGAATTGTATTGTCACTATTTTAAATATCTTTCATTTATAGGGCTAAAAAAAGGTTTTTCAGTAAATAGGGTTAAGGATAATATTAACGATCTGTTCCTTAATTTATGGGAAAAGAAAGGGCAATTATACAGTGTAGTTAATTTTCACAATTATATTGTATCATCCTTCTTACGAAAATTATACCGAAGAGACAACCTGGAAATTGATGAAAGCATGCTAATTGAAATGGTACCCGGCCTGCAGGCTTATCCTTCGGTAGAAAGTCAATATATATCTCAACACACGCAAGATGATCTTAGCCGGATACTGAAAGTTTTTGTGGAGAAACTTCCTTACAAACAAAAGCAAATGATTTATCAAAAGTTTTATCTTGGATTATCATATAAAGAAATATCCGAAACTAACCACATCTCCATAAATACAGTATACAACACCGTTTACAAAGCCCTGGAAAAACTGAAAATAGAAATCGGCAAAGATAATCTTTCTGCCTTTTCGCTGGCATTAGCCTTGCTTTCTCTCCTTTGTTTAATTTATTTTCAAAAATTTTTATAA
- a CDS encoding FecR family protein, translating into MQDKDIFNLLTDESFCNYCLKTNVEDEEYWENWLKRNPSERENIASQKALVILLAHEAATQVTQNEYRKLQRRIRLSEKNNGKLFLLFRRWAIAASLILSISVGYYFYHKARVNQQISSIGSSKIAPGNTKTILILANGQKIELNAATAGTVAKQSNTTIRKTNDGRIIYDGDSKNLLYNTVITPRGGKFDLILSDGSKATLDAASSIKYPVSFTGNERTVEVTGQVYFEVTHNAAKPFKVLTKGQTIEVLGTHFNVNAYDDEPAIKTTLLEGSVKINYQGKNVLLKPGQQASVKNGISDIRVNVVDPELVIAWKNGLFRFNKTDLLSVMRQIARWYNMEVVYPATLKNTDLFEGSTPRSANVQRILRQLEVTGHVRFEVDGNKIIVRNK; encoded by the coding sequence ATGCAGGATAAAGATATTTTCAACCTTTTAACAGACGAAAGTTTTTGCAACTATTGCCTTAAAACCAATGTTGAAGATGAGGAATACTGGGAAAATTGGTTGAAAAGAAATCCTTCTGAACGCGAAAATATTGCATCACAAAAAGCATTAGTTATTTTATTAGCGCATGAGGCGGCAACGCAGGTAACACAAAATGAATACCGGAAATTACAGCGGAGAATAAGGCTATCTGAAAAAAATAATGGTAAACTATTTTTGTTGTTCAGGCGATGGGCGATAGCTGCTTCTTTAATACTTTCCATTTCTGTTGGATATTATTTTTATCATAAAGCACGGGTCAACCAACAAATAAGTAGTATAGGTTCAAGTAAAATAGCGCCAGGTAATACTAAAACAATACTTATCCTGGCAAACGGCCAAAAAATAGAATTAAATGCCGCCACCGCAGGCACAGTAGCCAAACAAAGTAATACAACAATCCGAAAGACCAACGATGGCAGAATAATTTATGATGGCGACAGTAAAAATTTACTTTATAATACAGTCATAACGCCGCGGGGTGGAAAATTTGATCTGATACTTTCAGACGGCTCCAAAGCTACTCTTGATGCTGCATCATCCATAAAATATCCGGTTTCTTTTACAGGGAATGAACGGACAGTAGAAGTTACCGGACAAGTGTATTTTGAAGTAACACATAATGCTGCCAAGCCTTTCAAGGTCTTAACCAAAGGCCAAACAATTGAAGTTTTAGGAACACACTTTAATGTTAATGCTTATGACGATGAGCCTGCTATCAAAACAACGTTGCTGGAAGGTAGCGTTAAAATTAATTATCAAGGTAAAAATGTACTGTTAAAACCAGGGCAGCAAGCATCGGTAAAAAATGGAATCAGTGATATACGGGTAAATGTTGTTGATCCGGAGCTGGTGATCGCCTGGAAGAACGGATTATTTCGATTTAACAAGACTGATTTACTATCAGTTATGAGACAAATAGCACGCTGGTATAATATGGAAGTTGTTTATCCTGCGACATTAAAAAATACCGACCTATTTGAAGGCAGCACCCCAAGATCAGCAAATGTTCAGCGTATTTTAAGGCAACTTGAAGTTACCGGTCATGTGCGGTTTGAGGTTGACGGGAATAAGATAATTGTTAGGAATAAATAG
- a CDS encoding SusC/RagA family TonB-linked outer membrane protein: protein MKLITLFILVSLMQVSASSRAQNVTYSNNLASLDKLFNEIEKQTNYHVLWSYDRIKSFPAFRADFKKTPVKEVLDKVFQGSNLEYVIEEQTILIKEKDYKADPKTENPADFTRMITGRVVDDNDKPLPGLTITNKRTKKISVSNNQGEYQIAADDGDVLSFRFIGFKTVEFIVTNGKSTFNLKMELVTSSLGNVDVVVTGYSNKKKSELTSAISVVSAEKLKDVTTNDLGSMLQGKVAGLQVVASSGAPGSAAEIRLRGVSSVNASQSPLIVVDGIIGGNYDPNDVETVTVLKDAGATAIYGSQANAGVLIITTKKAKDNLTHYEVKATTGFRQADFGKMQMMNSSELYNYQKQLYRDYVPGAPDNSYVIDIVKFQSERPASVLNNNTNWLNTMFTRAPVQNYYFSARGKTAKNDYFFGTTFYEEKGTFNNSNYKRVNLRASSVYHFTDKISLTNNINISGTQGKSFDYTDMYNAYLNLPWDNPYDANHNPIYVDGKSTFKWWSRDKTNPLNTIANSNHPYKNFDVNWDATLSLPITKWLTFSSANRLSASYFTSSNFYSPEAAGTYHGTGYLNQQNTFNYGGISTNLLRFNLQYGDHAISGLAGVEFEGSQNNYSGASGKGLPTGLSVLNVVSNSQAVNGYYNDYSIISYLSQASYSYKNRYFLTGSYRVDGSSAFPPGNRYASFPSVSGAWLASNEDFLKENKTVSSLKLRLSYGVTGNQDIGAARYLGLYSLNSQYNATVAATPLQLASPNLTWESKYQTDAGIDIDLFKRISLTIDVYHNVTKNLLLQVSQPLSVGFETRWENIGQVVNNGLEFGISSTNIKTKNFQWVTDFNINFNNNKLRDFPSDIIKTDQLSISQIYRNNGNLYEFYLPKWMGVNAQTGAPQWEVISKDGAGNITRSVTSDYASATPQELGSALPKFQGGFNNTFKYKNFSLGVNLYFLSGNKIYNNNRSVTMNDGHEPYYNQMVAPKGTVLWTKPGDMATEPSYQNAANSTSPSSRYLENGSYINIRNVSFGYTLPKSFVQSLKLDEVSLSVTADNLYTFTKFTGQDPQTTITPGIYITPGVSDFKYPNNHQYFFNINIKF from the coding sequence ATGAAGCTAATAACTCTTTTTATTTTAGTAAGCCTGATGCAGGTTAGTGCTTCAAGCAGGGCTCAAAATGTAACTTATTCTAATAATCTCGCGTCGTTAGACAAACTTTTCAATGAAATCGAAAAGCAAACAAATTATCATGTGTTATGGTCATATGACAGGATAAAAAGCTTTCCTGCCTTTCGGGCCGATTTTAAGAAAACACCAGTTAAAGAGGTGCTTGATAAAGTATTTCAAGGTTCAAATTTGGAATACGTAATTGAAGAACAAACGATTCTGATTAAGGAAAAAGATTATAAAGCTGACCCTAAAACCGAAAATCCGGCCGATTTTACCCGAATGATCACCGGACGTGTTGTTGACGATAATGACAAGCCGTTACCAGGTTTAACAATTACTAATAAGAGAACTAAAAAAATATCAGTTTCCAATAATCAGGGAGAATATCAAATTGCTGCAGACGATGGAGATGTATTGTCATTTAGATTCATTGGATTTAAAACGGTTGAATTCATTGTAACAAACGGTAAGTCTACTTTTAATTTAAAAATGGAGTTAGTTACATCTTCGTTGGGTAATGTTGATGTTGTTGTAACAGGTTATAGTAATAAAAAGAAAAGTGAACTGACAAGCGCTATTTCGGTAGTCTCAGCCGAGAAGCTTAAAGATGTGACCACCAATGATCTCGGTTCAATGCTTCAAGGAAAGGTGGCTGGACTACAGGTGGTTGCCTCTTCCGGGGCTCCTGGGTCGGCTGCAGAGATCAGGTTGCGTGGAGTTTCATCTGTTAATGCATCGCAAAGTCCGCTTATTGTGGTTGATGGAATCATTGGCGGAAATTACGACCCTAATGATGTTGAAACAGTAACCGTATTGAAAGATGCTGGTGCAACCGCCATCTACGGTTCTCAAGCCAATGCTGGCGTTTTAATTATTACCACCAAAAAGGCAAAGGATAATCTGACACATTATGAAGTAAAGGCTACAACTGGTTTTCGTCAGGCCGATTTTGGGAAAATGCAAATGATGAACAGCAGTGAGCTCTATAACTATCAAAAACAACTATATAGAGATTACGTACCTGGGGCTCCTGACAATTCCTATGTAATTGATATTGTGAAATTTCAAAGTGAAAGGCCAGCATCTGTACTTAATAATAATACCAATTGGTTAAATACCATGTTCACCAGGGCCCCTGTTCAGAATTACTATTTTTCGGCCAGAGGTAAAACTGCCAAAAACGACTATTTTTTCGGAACAACTTTTTACGAGGAAAAAGGAACCTTTAATAATTCCAACTACAAACGGGTAAACTTACGTGCCTCGTCAGTTTATCATTTTACAGATAAAATAAGCCTTACCAACAATATAAATATCAGCGGAACCCAGGGCAAAAGTTTTGATTATACTGATATGTACAATGCTTACCTTAATCTACCATGGGACAATCCTTATGATGCTAATCATAACCCCATATATGTAGATGGTAAGTCAACTTTTAAATGGTGGTCAAGAGATAAGACCAATCCTTTAAACACAATAGCGAACTCTAACCACCCTTACAAAAATTTTGATGTAAACTGGGATGCCACACTAAGTTTGCCCATCACTAAATGGCTAACATTTTCCAGTGCCAACCGACTTTCTGCAAGTTATTTCACCAGTTCAAATTTTTATAGCCCCGAAGCTGCCGGAACCTATCATGGAACTGGTTATCTGAACCAGCAAAATACATTTAACTATGGAGGGATTTCAACAAACTTATTGCGATTCAATCTACAATATGGCGATCATGCCATCAGTGGTTTGGCAGGTGTCGAATTTGAAGGGAGCCAGAATAATTACTCGGGCGCCTCGGGCAAAGGGCTACCAACAGGTTTGAGTGTTTTAAATGTTGTTTCTAACAGTCAGGCTGTGAATGGTTATTATAATGACTATTCTATTATTTCTTATTTATCGCAGGCAAGCTATAGCTATAAAAACCGGTACTTTCTAACCGGTTCATACCGTGTTGATGGCTCTTCGGCTTTTCCCCCAGGAAATCGATATGCATCTTTTCCATCTGTTTCTGGTGCATGGCTAGCCAGTAATGAGGATTTCTTAAAAGAAAATAAAACTGTGAGTAGCCTGAAGCTAAGATTGAGCTATGGTGTTACCGGAAACCAAGATATAGGCGCTGCCAGGTATTTAGGACTTTATTCACTCAATAGCCAATACAACGCTACCGTTGCTGCAACACCTCTACAACTGGCCAGCCCTAACCTGACCTGGGAAAGCAAATATCAAACGGATGCGGGTATCGACATCGATTTATTCAAAAGGATTTCGCTTACCATCGATGTTTATCATAATGTAACCAAAAACCTGCTGCTTCAGGTTTCGCAGCCCCTGTCTGTTGGGTTTGAGACCAGGTGGGAAAACATTGGCCAGGTGGTTAATAACGGTTTGGAGTTTGGCATTTCATCAACCAATATTAAAACAAAGAATTTTCAATGGGTAACAGATTTTAATATCAATTTTAATAATAATAAACTCAGAGATTTTCCTTCCGATATTATTAAGACCGATCAACTTTCTATATCACAGATCTACAGAAATAATGGGAACCTTTATGAGTTTTATTTACCTAAATGGATGGGAGTCAATGCACAAACGGGGGCGCCGCAATGGGAAGTTATATCCAAGGATGGGGCCGGTAACATCACCAGATCTGTTACATCAGACTATGCATCAGCAACACCTCAAGAGTTAGGTTCTGCATTACCAAAATTTCAGGGAGGTTTTAACAATACTTTCAAATATAAGAACTTCTCGTTGGGGGTGAACCTTTACTTCCTGTCGGGTAATAAAATTTATAATAACAACCGATCGGTTACCATGAACGATGGTCACGAACCATACTACAATCAAATGGTAGCTCCTAAAGGGACGGTGTTATGGACTAAACCTGGAGATATGGCTACAGAGCCCAGTTATCAAAATGCCGCCAATTCAACCAGTCCATCTTCAAGATACCTGGAAAACGGTAGTTATATCAATATAAGGAATGTATCTTTTGGGTACACTTTACCCAAATCTTTTGTGCAGAGTTTAAAGCTTGATGAGGTCAGTTTATCCGTAACGGCAGACAATCTGTATACATTTACCAAATTCACCGGCCAGGATCCGCAAACTACCATCACTCCGGGGATCTATATAACCCCGGGAGTATCTGACTTCAAATACCCGAATAACCACCAATATTTTTTCAATATCAATATCAAGTTTTAA
- a CDS encoding RagB/SusD family nutrient uptake outer membrane protein yields the protein MRNKVILIVCFLTVVLTGCKLESNPSDSITTGSIAKTADGLTNAVNGAYALFKDHLSFNGIQNDNLMYLRNFYHLSDFASDDVVCAQVTTDELFLSFSLDHSPAQTNTRYFWYISYKIINTANTVIEQGEKSGDQSALTKQLIGECYFLRAFCHFNLVRLFAKPYSIDPNAPGIILRTSSTESPQKARATVSEVYASVTQDAIKGASLMNQARGVQYGSKEAAEALLSRVALYQGAYQDAINYSNQVINSGRFSEATSATYLSLFSNAVSNSETIFCIAFTALDDYGKFGSIASQYYSNGNSGWGEEFASKPLRDLYAQNPNDIRANYIVPLKDESGNIQLKNGIPTYYITKFSFQGGSPTLSSPILFRLSEMYLNRAEAEANLNQTVAALNDIDVIRKNRGLSNALYNGTVPANSTLLQTVLLERRLELAFEGHRAYDVYRNKQSMNRTYWGYHLPGLKESDINLNVDPANYAGMIIPYTSTKIIYYLPVDEILSNKLATQNP from the coding sequence ATGAGAAATAAAGTAATTTTAATTGTATGCTTCTTAACTGTCGTATTGACAGGATGCAAGCTTGAATCGAATCCGAGCGATTCGATTACCACCGGATCCATCGCTAAAACTGCAGACGGTTTGACTAATGCGGTAAACGGGGCATATGCATTGTTTAAAGATCACCTGTCATTCAATGGTATTCAGAATGATAACCTGATGTATTTAAGGAACTTTTATCACTTAAGTGATTTTGCCTCTGATGATGTTGTTTGTGCCCAGGTAACAACAGATGAGTTGTTCTTAAGTTTCTCTCTTGATCATTCTCCTGCCCAAACTAATACCAGGTATTTCTGGTATATTTCTTATAAAATCATCAATACGGCCAACACCGTTATAGAGCAGGGCGAAAAGAGCGGTGATCAAAGTGCGCTTACCAAACAGCTAATAGGTGAGTGTTATTTTCTTAGAGCCTTTTGTCATTTTAACCTGGTTAGGTTATTTGCCAAACCTTACAGCATTGATCCTAATGCACCCGGCATTATTTTAAGAACTTCGTCAACGGAAAGCCCTCAAAAAGCGAGAGCTACGGTAAGCGAGGTATATGCTTCTGTCACTCAGGATGCAATTAAAGGAGCCTCTTTGATGAACCAGGCCCGGGGAGTACAGTACGGTTCGAAAGAAGCCGCTGAAGCCTTACTTTCCAGGGTGGCCCTTTATCAGGGAGCGTATCAGGACGCTATTAATTATTCAAATCAGGTCATTAATTCCGGCAGATTCTCTGAGGCAACATCGGCAACCTACCTTTCCCTGTTCTCTAACGCCGTGAGCAATTCAGAAACAATTTTCTGCATAGCTTTTACAGCTTTGGATGATTATGGGAAGTTTGGTTCAATAGCTTCACAGTATTATTCAAATGGTAACTCAGGATGGGGAGAAGAATTTGCATCAAAACCATTGCGTGACTTGTATGCCCAGAATCCCAATGATATCAGGGCAAACTATATTGTACCTTTAAAAGACGAAAGTGGTAATATTCAGTTAAAAAATGGTATACCGACTTATTATATTACGAAATTTTCCTTTCAGGGTGGAAGCCCTACATTAAGTTCGCCCATACTCTTCAGACTTTCTGAGATGTACCTTAATCGGGCCGAAGCGGAGGCAAATTTAAATCAGACGGTCGCGGCACTTAATGATATCGATGTAATTCGCAAAAACAGAGGACTGTCAAACGCGCTTTATAATGGTACCGTACCTGCAAACAGCACCTTGCTGCAAACTGTATTGCTGGAAAGAAGATTAGAGCTCGCCTTTGAAGGGCACCGGGCTTATGATGTTTACAGAAATAAACAAAGCATGAACCGTACTTACTGGGGATATCATCTGCCTGGCTTAAAAGAAAGCGACATTAACTTGAATGTAGATCCGGCTAATTACGCAGGAATGATCATTCCTTACACCAGTACAAAGATCATCTACTATCTGCCGGTTGACGAAATATTGTCAAATAAATTAGCAACCCAAAATCCATAA
- a CDS encoding PKD domain-containing protein — MKMINKIIPYLLLLCLAITIDACRKNDNVDTTDVTFTISQSGYSVTYNNTTADAKSFTWTFGDGSTSTDKSPTHIYKTKGKFVTSLSATLNNGKVISGSTIINVSKSSPIKLNDNTLADWDTISNQVTPTAALGKIVKTSKFDYDSQNVYIYMEIQTTVAAGNIFDFYLDTDNDSTTGFITGTIPGGGYDYLLEGPLLSTPNGLVQLQHTGAQNSFSFTPLSIAEYYTLGTVQQSNGIVKFEMALSRGKISGLTGKALRFGIIVSDAGYNELGYMPGLNQPAITLNISQ; from the coding sequence ATGAAAATGATCAATAAGATTATACCCTATTTGTTGTTGCTATGTTTAGCTATAACCATAGACGCATGCAGAAAGAATGACAATGTAGATACTACAGATGTAACTTTCACTATCAGCCAGTCTGGCTATTCAGTTACTTATAATAACACTACGGCGGATGCCAAATCTTTTACCTGGACTTTTGGCGATGGCAGCACATCAACCGATAAAAGCCCTACACATATTTACAAAACCAAGGGCAAGTTTGTAACAAGTTTATCGGCAACCTTAAACAATGGTAAGGTGATTAGTGGTTCCACAATTATCAATGTGTCCAAAAGTTCGCCCATAAAATTAAATGATAACACCCTTGCTGATTGGGATACTATATCAAACCAGGTTACACCGACGGCAGCTCTAGGCAAAATAGTTAAAACATCCAAGTTTGATTATGACAGCCAGAATGTATACATCTACATGGAAATACAAACCACTGTAGCAGCGGGCAATATCTTTGATTTTTATCTGGATACTGATAATGACTCAACTACCGGATTTATCACCGGGACAATCCCTGGCGGCGGCTATGATTATTTGTTAGAAGGGCCCTTGCTGTCTACACCAAATGGGTTAGTACAACTCCAGCATACAGGCGCCCAAAACTCATTTAGCTTTACTCCGCTTAGCATCGCCGAGTATTATACTTTAGGCACAGTACAACAATCAAACGGTATAGTAAAGTTTGAAATGGCCCTTAGCCGCGGCAAAATTAGCGGATTAACAGGCAAAGCTTTACGTTTTGGCATCATTGTAAGTGATGCCGGCTATAACGAGTTGGGTTATATGCCAGGGCTAAATCAGCCGGCCATTACCCTAAACATCAGTCAATAA
- a CDS encoding acyltransferase family protein, with amino-acid sequence MENIIPKNSNRLISLDVMRGLIMILLAGESCLVYENLKALHLGGIANGFIGQFFHHPWHGLHFWDCVQPAFMLMAGSAMYMSFQSKKANGITWEQNFKHIVIRSLKLFLLGTGLHCVAAGKLVFELWNVLTQLSVTTLIAYLIINRSFWFQLGVSAILLVLTEVLYRNILMPGYDQPFVESHNFGSYIDAILMGKINMDGWVTINCIPTAAHTIWGVLAGRLLMTNRPAPQKIRYLIIAGVIGLILGYGLDFANITPIIKRISTSSFVLASGGWVLLIMAFFYWLVDIKKVNKYAWVCVVVGMNSIFIYLFFETVGAQWFNGAVGIFVKGFMGFTGVSTNIIAVFSALVTLFVEWYLCYFLSKHKVFVKI; translated from the coding sequence ATGGAAAACATTATTCCCAAAAACTCAAACAGACTCATCTCATTGGATGTAATGCGTGGCCTTATTATGATATTATTGGCGGGTGAAAGTTGCCTGGTGTATGAGAATTTAAAAGCCTTGCATCTCGGGGGTATTGCCAATGGCTTTATCGGTCAGTTTTTTCACCATCCATGGCATGGCCTGCACTTTTGGGATTGCGTTCAGCCCGCATTTATGCTGATGGCTGGTTCGGCAATGTACATGTCATTTCAATCGAAAAAGGCAAATGGCATAACATGGGAGCAAAACTTTAAACACATAGTTATACGATCACTTAAACTATTTCTTTTGGGTACGGGATTACATTGTGTTGCTGCCGGTAAGCTTGTTTTTGAGCTTTGGAATGTGTTAACACAACTCTCCGTAACCACTTTAATAGCTTATCTGATCATCAACAGATCTTTTTGGTTCCAATTAGGGGTATCGGCAATATTATTAGTGCTGACAGAAGTATTATATCGCAATATATTGATGCCTGGCTATGATCAACCTTTTGTGGAGTCGCACAATTTTGGATCTTACATAGATGCCATATTGATGGGCAAGATTAATATGGACGGTTGGGTAACTATCAATTGTATTCCTACCGCAGCGCATACCATTTGGGGTGTGTTGGCTGGTCGACTGTTAATGACTAATAGGCCGGCTCCTCAAAAAATCAGGTATTTAATCATTGCGGGAGTAATTGGTTTGATATTAGGCTACGGACTTGATTTTGCAAACATTACCCCTATAATAAAAAGGATCAGCACAAGTTCATTTGTTCTTGCTTCAGGCGGATGGGTGTTACTGATCATGGCCTTTTTTTATTGGCTTGTTGATATAAAGAAGGTCAATAAATATGCATGGGTTTGTGTAGTTGTAGGTATGAACTCCATATTTATTTACCTGTTTTTTGAAACGGTAGGAGCCCAATGGTTCAACGGGGCTGTAGGCATATTTGTAAAAGGGTTTATGGGATTTACAGGTGTATCTACAAATATTATTGCAGTGTTCTCGGCATTAGTTACCCTGTTTGTTGAGTGGTACTTGTGTTATTTTTTAAGTAAGCATAAGGTGTTTGTTAAAATATAG